The following are encoded together in the Actinomycetota bacterium genome:
- a CDS encoding thiamine pyrophosphate-dependent enzyme has product MSEGEGRIINLMEPGHTGCAGCGQAIAARLVLKAAGPRVIVANATGCLEVYTTTYPRSSWEVPWIHSLFENAAAVAAGMEVTLKAMGRYEGVKIIAQAGDGGTADIGMGCISGMFERGHDILYVCYDNEGYMNTGYQRSGLTPLGARTTTSPPGRLSYGNRTRKKNMPMIAVAHGVPYVATATVSEPRDLMRKVQKALEIEGPKYLHILVPCVPGWGYESELTVELARLAVETNLFPLFEVENGVITKVKKPKEIRPVEDYLRPQKRFAHLFRPGGEAVLEELRRIAEENSRLEPGPARLFGPATPDS; this is encoded by the coding sequence ATGAGTGAGGGGGAAGGCAGGATCATTAACCTAATGGAACCGGGTCATACCGGTTGCGCGGGATGTGGCCAGGCCATAGCCGCCCGCCTGGTGCTCAAGGCGGCGGGCCCCAGGGTCATCGTGGCCAACGCCACCGGTTGCCTGGAAGTTTATACCACCACATACCCCCGCTCCTCCTGGGAGGTTCCCTGGATACACTCCCTCTTCGAGAATGCCGCTGCCGTGGCCGCCGGGATGGAGGTCACCCTTAAGGCCATGGGGCGCTACGAGGGGGTAAAGATCATCGCCCAGGCCGGAGACGGGGGCACGGCGGACATCGGCATGGGTTGCATAAGCGGAATGTTCGAACGCGGCCACGACATCCTCTACGTCTGCTACGACAACGAGGGTTACATGAACACCGGCTACCAGCGTAGCGGCCTGACCCCGCTGGGAGCGCGGACTACCACCAGCCCCCCGGGACGCCTTTCCTATGGGAACCGCACCAGAAAGAAGAACATGCCCATGATCGCTGTGGCCCACGGGGTCCCCTACGTGGCCACGGCCACCGTTTCCGAGCCCCGCGACCTCATGCGCAAGGTGCAGAAGGCCCTGGAGATAGAGGGTCCCAAGTACCTGCACATACTGGTGCCCTGCGTGCCGGGCTGGGGCTACGAATCCGAGCTCACCGTGGAGCTGGCGCGCCTGGCGGTGGAGACCAACCTCTTCCCCCTCTTCGAGGTGGAGAACGGGGTGATCACCAAGGTGAAGAAGCCCAAGGAGATCCGGCCGGTGGAGGATTACCTGCGTCCCCAGAAGCGTTTCGCCCACCTTTTCCGGCCGGGGGGAGAAGCGGTGCTGGAGGAGCTCAGGCGCATCGCCGAGGAGAACTCCCGCCTGGAGCCGGGCCCGGCGCGCCTCT